A stretch of Colletotrichum lupini chromosome 2, complete sequence DNA encodes these proteins:
- a CDS encoding translation initiation factor 4F yields the protein MGRGLLHWAIVPVAAPWTTIRHRRQLRFDTVLHQRYFLHEQTRYDEIPHMTSTASPQSNPAPTPSAATSAPSYASAAGANKKQASTPLIATGSNPPVVVGGSSAQNAKPSAPSPVNGRPPITPAVPAAPAVPHGSSANNMNGSAPDHARKSSVTLSANGPNSFAPNGGPVGGAKPGIQFGYNSPAVAHSTPQATAAPIPIPGSNQRVPSPAHSPSPIPQPSASGGRPPSGMAQPNAMTFGSLGSDGDRHMRQASTPQSQAALPAMPGQHIRRESGVSQHSDAPGPNQGPGRGGFQPQGGRGRGFNPHQPPYQANMGFPPNQQQYRNGQGRGGMPPAFHPGRPMQPYPNSPQPARSPALAHSQPGHSQPGTPNMPPAQMHPMPMPAPSPQYYQQGPPPNVIPPPFQDLSVQSSLGAAFVPSFKSKKKNLKHWEKSSQVKSRHVDSSHDLPFDSSRPRRHNKHGEQLWAERNGLNPSYCSDFGDYGITELAYVSTEPSGFCQLSRPPVPPIDLSPESGNYERLLTQTKAQYGYPPQANHQFDQFGRPIYYNQMGYMPSPGAPPAFQPGYAPPAFHQPAPTAMSRTSSHSERPSSSTGQPSQPVVVSGTPQPQNAQVKPPVVASSGNFVRPKKSAAIVIKNAAGEAVDFKKSIKTPSSPAPPIVQQSKTPPIVSSTPTPPPKSATPSHARTDSQATPKTRQEIQDELRAKIQQAKGGEDKAKEEADAKAKAADEEKKAAEAKEEARKAEEKAKEDARKAEEEAEAKRKADEEEKAKAAAAEQEKKAAEAKAKAEAEKAAEKPAEKPAASAADEEDEMERMIREMEEEDARREKAAAEYAAKKQAEKEAQKKLDEANKATNAAEADRKLREAEREMERLEEEKERKRAQGGNTPSVAELLAGKTGDSEPAKVGDVADKLSSLSIGDSKASTPTEASAPKATPTEKRGPKPSPLNLAPLNTKPVEPPQPSAALQSLKSARFLTVMNQDLYPAGISSPNPALNAAVTKKGKTFKYDAQFLLQFQKVFTEQPSTEFHQQVKSLIGDNDGSRSASTPRAGSGRGGSQRGAAAPQVGAMGSFRGPSNNVRGTTSAERFAMANAAMGSGGGPVGNMGTFRQFPGPQMVNRTPSSSNMGPNSPRTRSARGGGSRRNDYNAKDAQAAKTMPLTAGMELKPITVSASGWKPTSVGKGPSVSGPTPGGDHMDPQMVQRKVKAALNKMTPEKFDKIADQILAIAGQSKDESDGRTLRQVIQLTFEKATDEAHWASMYAKFCKRMLDTMSPEIRDENIKDKNGVVVSGGALFRKYLLNRCQEEFERGWKVNLPTKPEEDEGKPQTNEAAMLSDEYYIAAAAKRRGLGLVQFIGELYKLGMLTERIMHECVRKLVDYEGIPDEAEIESLSKLLRTIGNNLDASEKGKALMNVYFDRIQHMMDMPELPSRLKFMLLDVLDLRKAGWASKEANKGPKTLDEIRAEAEAAAAQKAMENQRGGSQRGPGGRPNVGRGDSRNFSSGYMQAQSNQVGMDDLRRLKGSTSRAASGNISLGPTSMFSSRSNSGRRLGPGGSLGRPGEDSGASSRTGTPPTTQHQNAFSALANLDSETPASPPSTAASPALSKAVPDSSAAESK from the exons ATGGGTCGGGGCCTTCTTCACTGGG CGATCGTCCCAGTTGCCGCACCTTGGACAACTATCCGACACCGACGTCAGCTTCGTTTCGACACGGTTCTTCATCAACGCTACTTTCTACACGAACAGACGCGCTACGACGAGATTCCACATATGACTTCGACTGCCAGCCCTCAGTCCAACCCGGCGCCCACCCCCTCTGCTGCGACTTCGGCTCCTTCATATGCTTCCGCTGCCGGTGCGAACAAGAAGCAAGCCTCCACGCCGCTGATTGCGACGGGATCCAACCCACCAGTGGTGGTCGGTGGCTCCTCTGCGCAAAATGCAAAGCCGTCTGCTCCGTCACCAGTAAATGGACGTCCTCCTATCACACCTGCTGTGCCTGCTGCCCCTGCCGTCCCTCACGGCTCTTCCGCCAACAACATGAACGGAAGCGCACCCGATCACGCTCGCAAGAGCTCCGTTACCCTCAGCGCCAACGGCCCCAACAGCTTCGCTCCCAACGGCGGACCCGTCGGTGGTGCAAAGCCCGGCATTCAGTTCGGATACAACTCTCCTGCTGTCGCGCACAGCACCCCTCAAGCTACCGCCGCTCCGATCCCTATTCCTGGATCCAACCAGAGAGTGCCTTCTCCCGCGCACTCTCCCTCTCCTATCCCTCAGCCCTCTGCTAGCGGTGGCCGTCCCCCTTCGGGCATGGCTCAGCCCAACGCGATGACCTTTGGCAGTCTCGGAAGCGATGGCGAT CGCCACATGAGACAAGCCTCTACTCCCCAGAGCCAGGCCGCTCTTCCTGCGATGCCCGGCCAGCACATCCGACGCGAGTCCGGCGTTTCTCAGCACAGCGACGCCCCTGGTCCTAACCAAGGCCCAGGCCGTGGAGGTTTCCAGCCCCAGGGCGGCCGTGGTCGTGGTTTCAACCCTCACCAGCCCCCGTACCAGGCTAACATGGGATTCCCCCCGAACCAACAGCAGTACAGAAACGGCCAGGGCCGCGGCGGTATGCCGCCTGCCTTCCACCCCGGAAGACCCATGCAACCCTACCCGAACTCGCCTCAGCCGGCCCGAAGCCCTGCTCTGGCCCATTCTCAGCCCGGCCACTCCCAGCCCGGAACCCCGAACATGCCTCCGGCGCAGATGCATCCCATGCCGATGCCAGCTCCCTCTCCTCAGTATTACCAGCAGGGCCCGCCCCCAAATGTAATTCCCCCTCCCTTTCAAGATCTTTCTGTTCAGTCGAGTCTGGGTGCTGCTTTCGTTCCTTCCTTCAAGAGCAAAAAGAAGAACCTGAAGCACTGGGAGAAGTCTTCCCAGGTGAAGTCGAGACATGTGGATTCCTCGCATGACTTGCCGTTCGACTCCAGCAGACCTCGGCGCCATAACAAGCATGGAGAGCAGCTTTGGGCCGAACGTAACGGTCTGAACCCGAGTTACTGTTCAGACTTTGGCGACTATGGCATCACTGAGCTGGCCTACGTGTCGACTGAACCTAGTGGCTTTTGTCAACTCTCTCGTCCCCCAGTCCCCCCTATCGATCTCTCTCCTGAAAGCGGTAATTACGAAAGATTGCTAACTCAAACAAAGGCACAGTACGGCTACCCTCCCCAGGCAAACCATCAGTTCGACCAGTTTGGCCGACCCATCTACTACAACCAGATGGGATACATGCCCTCGCCTGGAGCGCCCCCGGCTTTCCAGCCTGGCTACGCCCCGCCTGCATTCCACCAGCCTGCGCCGACTGCCATGTCACGCACCTCCTCTCACTCTGAGCGTCCCTCCTCTAGCACTGGCCAGCCGAGCCAGCCTGTTGTTGTGTCTGGTACTCCTCAGCCTCAGAACGCACAAGTTAAGCCCCCAGTTGTCGCGTCATCGGGCAACTTCGTCCGCCCCAAGAAGAGTGCCGCCATTGTTATCAAGAACGCTGCCGGCGAAGCGGTTGACTTCAAGAAGAGTATCAAGACTCCGTCGTCGCCTGCCCCTCCTATCGTCCAGCAGTCCAAGACTCCCCCCATCGTCTCCTCTACACCTACTCCTCCCCCTAAGTCCGCAACGCCCTCCCACGCTCGCACAGACAGCCAGGCTACTCCCAAGACTCGTCAAGAGATTCAGGATGAGCTGAGAGCCAAGATCCAGCAGGCCAAGGGTGGCGAGGACAAGGCGAAGGAAGAGGCCGATGCTAAGGCCAAGGCCGCTGATGAAGAGAAGAAGGCTGCCGAGGCCAAGGAAGAAGCCCGCAAGGCTGAGGAGAAGGCAAAGGAAGACGCTCGCAAGGCTGAGGAAGAAGCCGAAGCGAAGCGCAAggccgacgaggaagagaaggCCAAGGCTGCTGCCGCTGAGCAAGAGAAGAAGGCTGCTGAGGCCAAGGCCAAGGCGGAGGCTGAGAAGGCGGCTGAGAAGCCTGCCGAGAAGCCTGCCGCCTCTGCCGCCGATGAGGAGGACGAGATGGAGCGCATGATTCGCGAAATGGAGGAGGAAGATGCTCGTCGCGAGAAGGCTGCTGCCGAGTACGCCGCCAAGAAGCAAGCCGAGAAGGAGGCACAGAAGAAGCTTGACGAGGCAAACAAGGCTACCAACGCTGCTGAGGCTGACCGCAAGCTCCGTGAGGCTGAGCGCGAGATGGAACGTCTCgaagaggagaaggagagaaaGCGTGCACAGGGCGGAAACACCCCTTCCGTCGCCGAGCTGCTCGCTGGAAAGACTGGTGACAGCGAGCCCGCAAAGGTTGGCGATGTTGCCGACAAGCTGTCCAGCCTCAGCATCGGTGACTCCAAGGCTTCGACCCCCACCGAGGCTTCCGCTCCCAAGGCTACTCCCACCGAGAAGCGTGGCCCCAAGCCGTCGCCTCTCAACTTGGCTCCCCTCAACACCAAGCCTGTTGAGCCGCCCCAACCCAGCGCTGCTCTTCAGTCCTTGAAGTCTGCCCGATTCTTGACTGTCATGAACCAAGACCTGTACCCTGCCGGTATCAGCTCTCCCAACCCTGCCTTGAACGCTGCCGTCACCAAGAAAGGCAAGACTTTCAAGTACGATGCTCAGTTCTTGCTGCAGTTCCAGAAGGTCTTCACCGAGCAGCCTTCTACAGAGTTCCACCAGCAAGTCAAGTCCCTCATTGGTGACAACGATGGTTCTCGCTCTGCTTCTACCCCTCGTGCTGGTTCCGGACGTGGTGGCTCCCAACGTGGCGCCGCTGCACCTCAAGTCGGTGCTATGGGCAGCTTCCGTGGTCCCTCTAACAACGTCCGCGGCACGACTTCTGCTGAACGGTTCGCTATGGCTAACGCAGCTATGGGCTCAGGTGGCGGTCCCGTTGGCAATATGGGCACTTTCCGCCAATTCCCTGGTCCTCAGATGGTGAACCGCACTCCCTCTTCCTCCAACATGGGTCCCAACTCTCCCCGTACCCGCTCTGCCAGAGGTGGTGGCAGCAGACGTAACGACTACAACGCCAAGGATGCGCAGGCAGCCAAGACCATGCCTCTCACGGCTGGCATGGAGCTCAAGCCCATCACTGTCTCCGCTTCAGGCTGGAAGCCGACCAGCGTCGGCAAGGGCCCCTCAGTTTCAGGACCTACTCCTGGCGGCGACCACATGGATCCCCAGATGGTTCAGCGCAAGGTCAAGGCTGCACTCAACAAGATGACTCCGGAGAAGTTCGACAAGATTGCCGATCAGATTCTGGCCATCGCGGGCCAGTCCAAGGACGAGTCCGATGGCCGCACTCTCCGCCAGGTGATTCAGCTCACCTTCGAGAAGGCCACCGACGAGGCTCACTGGGCTTCCATGTACGCCAAGTTCTGCAAGCGTATGCTTGACACGATGAGCCCTGAGATCCGTGATGAGAATATCAAGGACAAGAACGGTGTCGTTGTTAGCGGTGGTGCCTTGTTCCGCAAGTACCTTCTCAACCGTTGTCAGGAGGAGTTCGAGCGCGGCTGGAAGGTCAACCTGCCCACCAAGCCGGAGGAAGACGAGGGCAAGCCCCAAACGAACGAGGCCGCCATGCTTTCCGACGAGTACTACATCGCTGCTGCCGCCAAGCGTCGCGGTCTTGGTCTCGTCCAATTCATTGGTGAGCTATACAAGCTTGGCATGTTGACGGAGCGCATCATGCACGAGTGTGTTCGCAAGCTTGTCGACTACGAGGGTATCCCCGACGAGGCCGAGATAGAGTCTCTCTCCAAGTTGTTGAGAACCATTGGTAACAACCTTGACGCTTCGGAGAAGGGCAAGGCCTTGATGAACGTCTACTTCGACCGCATCCAGCACATGATGGACATGCCCGAGCTTCCCAGCAGATTGAAGTTCATGCTCTTGGACGTCCTCGATCTTCGCAAGGCTGGTTGGGCTTCTAAGGAGGCAAACAAGGGCCCCAAGACTCTTGATGAGATTCGTGCAGAG GCTGAGGCAGCTGCTGCCCAGAAGGCAATGGAGAACCAGCGCGGCGGCAGCCAACGCGGTCCCGGCGGCCGCCCCAATGTCGGCCGTGGCGATTCTCGCAACTTCTCCTCTGGCTACATGCAGGCCCAGTCCAACCAAGTCGGTATGGACGACCTGCGTCGCCTGAAGGGCTCGACGAGCAGAGCTGCCAGTGGCAACATCTCTCTTGGCCCCACCTCCATGTTCAGCTCTCGCAGCAACAGCGGACGCAGACTTGGACCTGGTGGCTCTCTCGGCCGCCCTGGCGAGGACTCTGGTGCTTCATCCCGCACCGGCACTCCCCCCACCACCCAACATCAAAACGCATTCAG TGCACTCGCCAACTTGGACAGCGAAACCCCGGCTTCTCCTCCTTCGACTGCTGCCTCTCCTGCACTGTCCAAGGCTGTTCCCGACAGCTCTGCTGCCGAGAGCAAATGA
- a CDS encoding intron-binding protein aquarius has translation MPTAKRQKKSSEAQAAPSTRSQTKATSDRPTVADIEGESAFAQLAKKHWLKTTRSKRATKVKVKNDVLKQEIWDVLERDGFPYKSILTLESLQTLESYLWPGYSDDSSNHHVLLLVLLANVKRREQLEAWSIFEDRPDEFSGLFRRILSLTLDQTLSPAIRTHLLSFLISAFQSLDCAIVRKECAPLVSISIWHSLSTEELREEKLEQHAHVRKAWRAAGKRYDAADDATKAKLRFDRSWLYSLVLHFLSLIYTENAKPDQVLYCERFVEFLTDLQSQLPTRRYVNTLLLDLHILPAMRLSPVFNDEENSLLRDLNALLRHYTFFTIDDQTGAQLSRTEAYDKHCANLSRLQKTSLKHFKEKLTVLALSNYGSIDKRDELAGLLEPLTDEEIIELAGLLRLRTTYPDSLSVSIDRKFLLEALLTTFERQKSFQEIARDMALVPTEQSLFENNVMRTENYDGSHPLALPKLNLQYLSVGDFLWRSLVLYRAESFYGIRKDVESAIRRLRPESRRPGETSFQGFSKMALPTTKPSILEVVPALVGDDKPSLVRAEISIDVRRLNDGIKREWDSLRPDDVVFLLAIQAPVSHSATNGDSAHSETEKLGIVSIRSAEIIQITDDKGKVVRDGSGHYDSRRRFQLKLDPRTYAADAERSSASPPEAYERINVVMRRSGRENNFKPVLESIRSLTLSEVPIALWFHEVFLGYGDPAGATYKQLPNRIKTINYRDTFLDWQHLTGSLPGKIVEPSDDVSGSFGPPYVLETAERQAVEPSSKPSKKRRRDTEPALLAEVETVKVSTYKPPNTGPYPVDTPKLNKVRFTPAQIEAITSGTQPGLTVIVGPPGTGKTDVATQVINNIYHNFPEQKTLLIAHSNQALNQLFAKIVALDIDARHLLRLGHGEEELYTEGSFSKHGRVESFLENRDRYLLEVNRLAASIGAPGAHGNSAEKAGYFNSVYIEPAWTKFIEITKAEETSAADIVGAFPFHQFFSDAPQPLFSPEADRETILDVANGCYRHITKIFSELADAIPFEILRRDKDKANYLLTNEARIIAMTSTHAAMRRGEIASLGFHYDNVVMEEAAQITEIENFIPLAMQKPKKGQMSLQRVVLCGDHFQNSPVIQSMAFRHYANLEQSLFSRLVRLGVPTINLDQQGRARPSIASLYQWRYPKLGNLPHVESEGEYSVANAGFKYDYQFINVPDYKGRGETEPTPHFIQNLGEAEYAVAVYQYMRLLGYPASKISILTTYAGQRALVKDVLAHRCADKTIFGMPKIVTTVDKYQGEQNDYIILSLTRTSRVGYLRDIRRMTVALSRARLGLYILGRREIFEACYELRQAFDQLLARPDKLMLVTGELYQTERPNGGDVKAEVPGEVCMEGVEHLGQYVYQMTNTKVKQLQAEGTIAGGGEMEVLETPLEVVDETEEDVNDAVEATPDEVEE, from the exons ATGCCGACAGCCAAGAGGCAGAAGAAGAGCAGCGAGGCTCAAGCTGCGCCGTCAACCCGATCCCAAACAAAGGCCACGAGCGACCGTCCGACAGTTGCCGATATCGAGGGGGAAAGCGCATTCGCTCAATTGGCAAAGAAGCATTGGTTGAAGACCACAAGGAGCAAGAGGGCGACCAAGGTCAAGGTCAAGAACGATGTTCTCAAGCAAGAGATATGGGATGTTTTGGAACGTGATGGCTTCCCGTATAAGTCTATCTTGACTTTGGAGAGCTTGCAGACTCTCGAGAG TTACCTGTGGCCCGGATACTCCGACGACTCCTCCAACCATCATGTCTTACTATTGGTCCTGCTAGCTAACGTGAAGCGCCGTGAGCAACTCGAGGCATGGAGCATATTCGAGGATCGACCAGACGAATTCTCGGGCCTTTTTCGCCGAATCCTATCTCTGACTCTCGACCAAACACTTTCGCCTGCGATTCGGACACACCTGCTGTCATTTTTGATCTCGGCCTTCCAGAGCTTGGACTGCGCGATTGTGAGGAAAGAGTGCGCACCGTTGGTCTCCATTTCGATATGGCACAGCTTGTCGACTGAAGAACTACGCGAAGAGAAGCTCGAGCAGCACGCGCATGTGAGAAAGGCATGGCGTGCTGCAGGGAAACGATATGACGCTGCCGACGACGCTACAAAGGCGAAATTGCGGTTTGATCGATCATGGCTGTACAGCTTAGTCCTGCACTTTCTCAGCTTGATTTACACAGAGAACGCAAAGCCAG ACCAAGTCCTATACTGCGAGCGTTTTGTCGAGTTCCTGACAGACTTACAAAGCCAGCTTCCTACTCGACGTTATGTCAACACCCTTCTGCTTGACCTCCACATTCTCCCCGCCATGCGCCTGTCTCCTGTCTTTAATGACGAGGAGAACAGTCTTCTGAGGGATCTAAACGCACTTCTCAGACATTACACCTTTTTCACGATCGATGACCAAACAGGCGCACAATTGAGCCGGACAGAAGCGTATGATAAACACTGCGCAAACTTGTCAAGGCTTCAAAAGACGTCACTGAAGCATTTCAAGGAAAAGCTCACTGTATTGGCGTTGTCAAACTACGGCTCAATTGACAAGAGGGATGAGCTGGCCGGACTTCTGGAACCGCTGACCGACGAAGAGATTATTGAGTTAGCAGGGTTGCTTCGCCTCCGGACAACGTATCCAGACTCTTTGTCAGTGAGCATCGATAGGAAATTTCTCCTCGAGGCGCTTCTTACCACTTTTGAACGGCAGAAATCCTTTCAGGAAATCGCTCGCGACATGGCGTTGGTCCCCACGGAGCAATCTCTGTTCGAGAACAACGTGATGAGAACCGAGAATTACGATGGTTCCCATCCTCTGGCTTTGCCAAAGCTTAACTTGCAGTACCTGTCAGTTGGCGACTTCCTCTGGAGATCACTCGTCTTGTACCGTGCCGAGTCTTTCTACGGCATCAGGAAAGATGTTGAGTCCGCCATTCGTCGCCTTCGACCCGAAAGCCGCAGACCGGGTGAAACCAGCTTCCAAGGGTTCTCCAAAATGGCCTTGCCGACTACAAAACCTTCAATCCTCGAAGTTGTGCCTGCCCTCGTAGGGGATGACAAACCGTCGTTGGTTCGGGCGGAGATCTCCATTGATGTCCGCCGCCTGAACGATGGTATCAAGCGTGAATGGGACTCGCTGAGACCAGACGATGTAGTCTTCCTTCTTGCCATCCAGGCTCCCGTCTCCCACAGCGCCACGAACGGAGATAGTGCACACTCAGAAACCGAGAAGCTCGGCATTGTCTCTATCCGATCTGCCGAGATCATTCAGATCACTGACGATAAGGGTAAGGTGGTTCGAGATGGTTCAGGTCACTACGATAGCCGACGGAGATTCCAGTTGAAACTGGATCCCAGGACATATGCCGCGGACGCCGAACGCTCCTCTGCAAGTCCGCCTGAGGCATACGAGCGGATCAACGTTGTCATGCGTCGCAGCGGAAGGGAGAACAACTTCAAGCCCGTACTGGAGTCTATTCGTAGCTTGACACTCTCAGAGGTCCCGATTGCTTTGTGGTTTCATGAAGTTTTCCTCGGCTACGGCGACCCTGCCGGTGCCACCTACAAGCAGTTGCCGAACCGCATCAAGACTATCAACTATCGAGACACTTTCTTGGATTGGCAGCATCTTACTGGGAGCTTGCCAGGCAAGATTGTGGAGCCGAGTGATGATGTTTCTGGCAGTTTTGGCCCTCCATATGTGTTGGAAACTGCCGAGCGCCAAGCCGTTGAACCCTCATCAAAGCCATCCAAGAAGCGTCGTCGGGACACTGAGCCTGCCTTACTGGCTGAGGTGGAGACAGTGAAGGTATCGACCTATAAGCCACCCAACACTGGCCCATATCCTGTCGACACGCCGAAGTTAAACAAGGTGCGATTCACTCCAGCACAGATAGAAGCGATCACATCGGGAACGCAACCTGGTCTCACAGTCATCGTGGGCCCTCCTGGAACGGGCAAGACGGATGTCGCAACGCAAGTCATCAACAACATCTATCACAACTTCCCGGAGCAGAAGACGCTCTTGATTGCACACAGCAACCAGGCGCTCAACCAGTTGTTCGCAAAGATTGTGGCCTTGGATATTGATGCCCGTCATCTGCTTCGTCTGGGACACGGCGAGGAAGAGCTCTACACTGAAGGCAGTTTTAGCAAACACGGTCGTGTCGAATCTTTCCTGGAAAACCGAGATCGATACTTGCTGGAGGTCAACCGTCTGGCGGCCAGTATTGGTGCGCCTGGTGCTCATGGTAATTCTGCGGAAAAGGCCGGCTACTTCAACTCGGTGTATATCGAGCCAGCCTGGACCAAGTTCATCGAAATCACCAAGGCGGAAGAGACCTCGGCTGCTGACATTGTCGGCGCTTTCCCCTTCCATCAATTCTTTTCGGATGCGCCGCAGCCCCTCTTTTCACCCGAGGCCGACAGAGAAACCATTCTGGATGTTGCTAACGGGTGCTACCGCCATATTACAAAGATCTTCTCTGAATTGGCCGACGCCATACCATTCGAGATTCTACGCCGAGACAAGGACAAGGCCAACTATCTCCTGACCAATGAAGCACGAATCATTGCCATGACATCTACTCATGCAGCAATGAGACGTGGAGAGATTGCTTCCCTTGGATTCCACTATGACAACGTCGTCATGGAGGAAGCTGCACAAATCACCGAGATCGAAAACTTCATTCCCTTGGCTATGCAAAAGCCAAAGAAGGGGCAAATGAGCTTGCAGAGAGTTGTCCTATGTGGTGATCACTTCCAGAACTCCCCAGTCATTCAGAGTATGGCATTCCGGCACTACGCGAATCTTGAACAGTCGCTGTTCTCGCGACTTGTCCGCCTTGGAGTGCCCACTATCAATCTGGACCAGCAGGGCAGAGCTCGACCATCCATCGCCAGTCTCTACCAGTGGCGGTACCCCAAGCTGGGCAACCTGCCGCATGTGGAGAGCGAAGGCGAATACTCTGTGGCGAACGCTGGCTTCAAGTACGACTACCAGTTCATCAACGTACCCGACTACAAGGGACGGGGAGAAACGGAGCCAACTCCCCACTTCATCCAAAACCTCGGAGAGGCGGAGTATGCAGTGGCTGTGTACCAATACATGCGCCTTCTAGGCTATCCGGCATCGAAGATTAGCATTCTGACCACTTATGCTGGCCAGCGAGCCCTGGTGAAAGACGTCCTGGCCCATCGATGCGCTGACAAGACGATCTTTGGCATGCCCAAGATTGTAACAACCGTGGACAAGTACCAGGGCGAGCAAAACGACT ATATTATTCTTTCGTTGACCCGCACATCAAGAGTTGGATACCTTCGTGACATCCGTCGCATGACGGTTGCGCTTTCTCGCGCGCGCCTGGGTTTGTACATCCTTGGCCGTCGTGAAATATTCGAGGCATGCTACGAGCTACGGCAAGCGTTCGACCAGCTCTTGGCCCGACCTGATAAGCTTATGCTTGTCACTGGCGAGCTCTACCAAACAGAGAGACCGAATGGTGGAGATGTTAAGGCTGAAGTCCCCGGAGAGGTTTGTATGGAAGGGGTGGAGCATCTTGGTCAGTACGTGTACCAGATGACCAACACCAAAGTGAAGCAATTGCAAGCAGAGGGCACGATAGCCGGAGGTGGGGAGATGGAGGTCCTCGAGACTCCGCTGGAAGTGGTAGACGAAACGGAAGAAGATGTAAATGATGCCGTGGAGGCGACCCCTGACGAGGTTGAGGAGTGA